Proteins from a single region of Abyssalbus ytuae:
- a CDS encoding IS1182 family transposase, giving the protein MQGKKTYQEKLFNAFRLSERVPKDNFYRRLKEVLDLNFLYPLTKDFYGGSGQKSIDPVVFFKLCLVGYLENITSDRQLISHCSMRLDILFFLGYDIDEELPWHSTVSRTRQLFAEDVFEEVFTQVFELCVSAGMVSGHTQAIDSAPVKANASMDSLELKVPEEDLEGYLRKVRQMSQRDKGQPLRQAKENKATKGQQILSAGKEELQDIRSRNKKWAREQDQRPGSGNKGARYTSNKTHYSPTDPDARISVKPGKSRKLNYLSQLTVDTAHHVISDIHAYHADGKDNQQLPDIVKRVQGRLWKSGLLWENCVADTGYSSGENYAFLEDRDLRSFIPPHGTYKGGPEGFKYVEPGNYWLCPQGKKVTYRKQKLEKGTLKDQYFTRRSDCKGCPLKESCIGKSHEKRINITAYREQYERNNARVNSPMGRYMKGKRQSTVEPVFGILTQFMGLRKVNTIGLRQANKCMHLSAIAYNLKKYLKYIEKHSKSGAASLKGDRFVLKVIIRQILSVSTPLCFGL; this is encoded by the coding sequence ATGCAAGGAAAAAAGACGTACCAGGAAAAGTTGTTCAATGCTTTCCGCTTAAGTGAGCGAGTGCCTAAGGATAATTTCTACCGCCGGTTAAAAGAGGTCTTGGATTTGAATTTTTTATACCCGCTTACCAAAGACTTTTATGGGGGTAGCGGTCAAAAGAGCATCGATCCGGTGGTGTTCTTTAAGCTCTGCCTGGTGGGGTACCTGGAAAATATAACCAGCGATCGTCAACTGATCTCGCATTGTAGTATGCGTTTAGATATATTGTTTTTTCTGGGCTATGATATTGATGAGGAATTACCCTGGCATTCGACGGTGAGCCGTACCCGTCAGTTATTTGCTGAGGATGTATTTGAAGAAGTCTTCACCCAGGTGTTTGAGTTGTGTGTATCGGCAGGGATGGTCAGTGGCCATACCCAGGCTATCGATAGTGCGCCTGTGAAGGCGAATGCCTCGATGGACTCTTTAGAGCTAAAAGTACCGGAAGAGGATTTGGAGGGGTATTTACGTAAGGTTCGCCAGATGAGCCAAAGGGATAAGGGCCAACCACTACGTCAAGCTAAAGAGAACAAGGCAACAAAGGGTCAACAAATCTTATCGGCCGGTAAAGAGGAATTACAAGATATAAGGAGCCGGAACAAAAAATGGGCCAGGGAACAAGACCAACGCCCGGGGTCAGGTAATAAAGGGGCAAGGTATACCAGTAACAAAACCCATTATAGCCCCACCGATCCGGATGCACGAATAAGCGTGAAACCGGGCAAGTCCAGGAAGTTGAATTACCTGAGCCAGCTCACGGTAGATACCGCTCATCATGTGATCAGTGATATACATGCTTACCATGCCGATGGCAAAGACAACCAACAACTGCCCGATATAGTAAAAAGGGTACAGGGTAGATTATGGAAATCGGGCTTGCTATGGGAGAACTGTGTGGCCGATACGGGGTATAGCAGTGGGGAGAACTATGCATTTTTAGAGGATCGGGACCTGAGAAGTTTTATCCCACCCCATGGCACCTATAAGGGAGGCCCGGAAGGATTTAAGTATGTAGAACCGGGTAATTATTGGTTATGTCCCCAGGGCAAAAAAGTGACCTATCGCAAACAAAAACTGGAGAAAGGCACCTTAAAAGATCAGTACTTCACCAGGCGGAGTGATTGTAAAGGGTGCCCCTTGAAAGAATCCTGTATTGGTAAGTCGCATGAAAAGCGCATAAATATTACGGCCTACCGAGAGCAATATGAGCGCAACAATGCCCGGGTAAACAGCCCGATGGGAAGGTATATGAAAGGCAAACGGCAAAGTACGGTAGAGCCTGTTTTTGGGATCTTAACCCAGTTTATGGGGCTTCGAAAAGTAAACACTATAGGCCTCAGGCAGGCCAATAAGTGTATGCATCTCTCTGCTATAGCCTATAACCTGAAGAAATACCTGAAATACATAGAAAAACACAGCAAAAGCGGTGCAGCAAGCCTGAAAGGTGATCGTTTTGTTTTAAAAGTAATTATACGTCAAATTTTAAGCGTTTCTACCCCCCTTTGTTTTGGGTTGTAA
- a CDS encoding alpha/beta hydrolase — translation MNKLFLIFLILITTISCKNENLKSESLNKGPLYKNTEELDKSATDTKEFKIKGTEVHQIKSSINQKAYDLYVKLPKSYSKTDKKFPILILSDSDYSFPLVTSINRRLNVEEYILIGISYSKGDKSTISRTRDYTPTYSPNEPRGHSKEARLASGKADNFIAFIKNDVFRFLENKYRVDMTKKVFAGHSFGGLLASYMLVTTPDLFEYYLSGSPSLWYDNHCINKFEDEYFKTKPNLKANFFMCIGADEETKTGSKMVTEMLEFKERLLSRNYKDLNIKSIVIADEDHQTVYPSFITKGIIWAFGQE, via the coding sequence ATGAATAAACTTTTCTTAATATTCTTAATTCTGATTACAACAATATCCTGTAAAAATGAGAATTTAAAAAGTGAATCCTTAAATAAAGGTCCATTATATAAAAACACAGAAGAATTAGACAAATCAGCGACTGATACAAAAGAATTTAAAATAAAAGGAACGGAAGTTCATCAAATCAAATCTTCAATTAATCAGAAAGCATATGATTTGTATGTAAAACTTCCAAAATCATATTCAAAAACAGATAAAAAGTTTCCAATTCTAATACTTTCAGATTCTGATTATTCCTTTCCCTTGGTTACGAGTATAAATAGACGATTAAATGTAGAAGAGTATATTCTAATCGGAATTTCCTATTCCAAAGGGGATAAAAGTACAATTAGTAGAACAAGGGATTATACTCCTACATATTCTCCAAATGAACCGAGAGGACATTCTAAAGAAGCAAGATTAGCTTCAGGTAAAGCCGATAATTTTATTGCTTTTATTAAAAATGATGTATTCCGGTTTTTAGAAAATAAATATAGAGTTGATATGACAAAAAAAGTATTTGCTGGTCATTCCTTTGGTGGCTTATTAGCTAGTTATATGCTTGTAACAACACCTGATTTATTTGAATACTATTTATCTGGAAGTCCTTCATTATGGTATGACAATCATTGTATAAATAAATTTGAAGATGAATATTTCAAAACGAAACCTAACTTGAAAGCTAATTTTTTTATGTGTATAGGTGCGGATGAAGAAACAAAAACAGGTTCAAAAATGGTTACAGAGATGTTAGAATTTAAAGAAAGGTTATTATCAAGAAATTATAAAGATTTAAACATCAAATCTATTGTTATAGCAGATGAAGACCATCAAACTGTTTATCCAAGCTTTATTACAAAAGGAATCATTTGGGCATTTGGACAAGAATAA
- a CDS encoding Fic family protein: MKREQLLELLENQEEISKLSELEKEYPYWEKFKHKAKGLTTDPKLLWKFVKLQQDRNVSRIKICDTNSFNFKYNISGNTLERLHKFDLNFGGVLEGSSIIPDKDKDRFLISSLMEEAIASSQLEGAITTREVAKAILRTKRKPKNPSERMILNNYITIKEIITLKGETLTPEIIKQIHSLITKNTLDKQEYEGEFRTSDNVKVVDDITGEVFYDPPKFEDIEKLMNSFCEFANSPQKDKDFIHPIIRGIILHFLIGYIHPFVDGNGRTARAIFYWYLIKQGYWLVEFLSISRIIIKSPGQYARASLYTEYDENDLTYFIDFNLKSMELALKSLKEYIHRKISEKKNLFKIIRSVDVNERQAEIIKNLINEPESILSINEIQSKFGTSYQTARTDLMELESKGYLSSKMTGKKFIYFKSPEFNEKIKKSTLPNNI; this comes from the coding sequence GTGAAAAGAGAACAATTACTTGAATTGTTAGAAAACCAAGAAGAAATATCAAAACTCTCCGAGCTTGAAAAAGAATATCCTTACTGGGAAAAATTCAAACATAAAGCAAAAGGTTTAACTACCGACCCTAAGCTTCTTTGGAAGTTTGTGAAATTACAACAAGATAGAAATGTGTCTAGAATAAAAATATGTGATACCAATAGTTTTAACTTTAAGTATAACATTTCCGGAAATACACTTGAAAGACTACACAAATTTGATTTAAACTTTGGTGGGGTTTTAGAGGGAAGTTCAATTATTCCTGACAAGGACAAAGACAGGTTTCTTATTAGTTCATTAATGGAAGAAGCAATTGCTTCAAGTCAATTGGAAGGAGCAATTACTACCCGGGAAGTAGCCAAGGCAATATTAAGGACTAAACGTAAGCCAAAAAATCCTTCTGAAAGGATGATTTTAAATAACTATATCACAATAAAGGAAATTATCACATTGAAAGGAGAAACACTTACTCCTGAAATAATCAAACAAATTCACAGTCTTATAACGAAAAACACTTTAGACAAGCAAGAATATGAAGGGGAATTTAGGACTTCAGATAATGTAAAAGTAGTAGACGACATTACTGGTGAAGTATTTTATGACCCACCCAAATTTGAGGACATTGAAAAATTAATGAATAGCTTTTGTGAATTTGCAAACTCGCCGCAAAAAGACAAAGATTTCATTCACCCAATAATAAGAGGAATTATACTCCACTTTTTAATTGGTTACATCCATCCATTTGTTGATGGAAACGGCAGAACAGCAAGGGCAATATTTTATTGGTATCTAATAAAACAAGGATATTGGCTTGTAGAATTTCTTTCTATTTCAAGAATAATAATTAAATCACCAGGTCAATACGCCAGAGCCTCTCTCTATACCGAATATGATGAGAATGATTTGACATATTTTATCGACTTTAATTTAAAATCGATGGAACTCGCATTGAAAAGCTTAAAAGAATACATACACAGAAAAATATCAGAAAAGAAAAATCTGTTTAAAATAATAAGAAGCGTTGATGTTAATGAACGACAGGCTGAAATTATCAAAAACTTAATAAATGAACCTGAATCTATTTTAAGCATCAACGAGATTCAAAGTAAATTTGGAACTTCATATCAAACAGCAAGAACTGATTTAATGGAACTCGAAAGTAAAGGGTATCTGTCAAGCAAAATGACAGGCAAGAAATTCATCTACTTCAAATCCCCGGAATTTAACGAAAAAATAAAGAAAAGTACTTTGCCCAACAATATTTAA
- a CDS encoding SRPBCC family protein translates to MRKTLGILILTIVSLSACKNKEYKNSGQNNENIKMETKEIENLENTFIISHTFETDKKTLFNMWIDPETYTSWMGPTGAEMSFLNSDIKENGTALWQMTTPDQLTKYGKLHYKTINPNEQLVYVQNFSDKDGNFIKAPFSETYPDSLLLTANFVQEAENKVKMTIKWEIFGESTEIERKTFNEMKPYMVKGWNESFEKIEKLLNTKK, encoded by the coding sequence ATGAGAAAAACACTTGGAATTTTAATCTTGACAATAGTATCATTAAGTGCTTGCAAGAATAAAGAATACAAAAATTCTGGACAAAACAATGAAAATATAAAAATGGAAACAAAGGAAATAGAAAATTTAGAAAACACATTTATCATAAGCCATACATTTGAAACGGATAAAAAAACATTGTTCAATATGTGGATTGACCCTGAAACTTATACAAGTTGGATGGGACCGACAGGAGCAGAAATGTCATTTTTGAATTCTGACATAAAAGAAAACGGAACTGCACTTTGGCAAATGACAACACCTGACCAATTGACTAAATATGGTAAATTACATTACAAAACCATAAACCCGAATGAACAATTGGTGTATGTGCAAAACTTCAGTGATAAGGACGGAAATTTTATAAAAGCACCATTTTCAGAAACCTATCCTGACAGTCTATTGCTAACTGCTAATTTTGTACAAGAAGCGGAGAATAAAGTAAAAATGACCATTAAATGGGAAATCTTTGGCGAATCAACAGAAATTGAAAGAAAGACATTTAATGAAATGAAACCCTACATGGTTAAAGGTTGGAATGAATCATTTGAAAAGATTGAAAAATTATTGAACACAAAGAAATAA
- a CDS encoding oxidoreductase, with protein MSNKKVWFITGTSKGFGLALTKLALSQGHQVIATSRNIDELKKSITENQDNLLPLKVDITSDEEVKNAFQQGIEKFGRIDVVVNNAGYSLVGSMEEMTDKEFRQTVDVNLFGTVNVLRNVMPYLRKQQSGHLINIASNAGYVGFANATSYNASKFAVVGISEALAQEVNPFGIKVTVVAPGQFRTSFMDKGSMLFAKNRIAVYGLDKAEELWSSYSGQQQGDPEKLVKILTEIVELENPPLRLLLGSDTYELLKEHREKEMEEFETWKHFTLSTNFD; from the coding sequence ATGAGCAATAAAAAAGTGTGGTTCATAACAGGAACATCAAAAGGATTTGGGTTGGCATTGACCAAATTGGCTTTATCGCAAGGGCATCAGGTAATTGCAACATCAAGAAATATCGATGAATTAAAAAAATCGATTACAGAAAATCAAGACAATCTTTTGCCCTTAAAAGTAGATATTACTTCCGATGAAGAAGTTAAAAATGCCTTTCAACAAGGTATTGAAAAATTTGGAAGAATAGATGTCGTTGTCAACAATGCAGGTTATTCACTTGTAGGAAGTATGGAGGAAATGACAGATAAGGAATTTCGCCAAACGGTGGATGTCAATCTGTTCGGAACGGTCAATGTGTTACGAAATGTAATGCCTTATTTACGAAAACAGCAGTCGGGGCATCTCATCAATATTGCTTCCAATGCAGGTTATGTTGGCTTTGCCAATGCCACAAGTTACAACGCTTCAAAATTTGCGGTGGTGGGTATTTCCGAAGCATTGGCACAGGAAGTAAATCCTTTTGGAATTAAAGTTACGGTAGTGGCACCAGGACAGTTCAGAACCAGTTTTATGGACAAAGGCTCTATGCTGTTTGCTAAAAACAGAATTGCGGTCTATGGATTGGACAAAGCAGAGGAACTTTGGTCAAGTTACAGCGGACAACAGCAGGGAGACCCTGAAAAATTGGTAAAGATACTGACTGAAATAGTTGAATTGGAAAACCCACCACTTCGCTTATTATTGGGTTCTGATACTTACGAACTACTAAAAGAGCATCGAGAAAAAGAAATGGAGGAGTTTGAAACGTGGAAACACTTCACTTTATCCACCAATTTTGACTGA
- a CDS encoding tetratricopeptide repeat protein, with protein sequence MGKYESAIEFTEKLDDSLKCGKLEILGFCYRSLNNDTKSITYYEEYIEKCNPSYIQRVNLGDSYYKTNQLEKAKEQFLIAQKAEPELGLIDYNLGLIEYAKGNKEKAVEYFTSVINKTKGETLDFDYIEMQINTLNELKEYDSAFKNIDTILEIWDKNSIEYKYSLIIKSSIFGAKGEYQSAIKMLDNIINSGIENEIVLLEAYAYQLDYYSKMNKKKKACEIYTKIESINPESGILKEYKCE encoded by the coding sequence ATGGGAAAATACGAATCGGCAATTGAATTTACCGAAAAGCTTGACGACAGTTTGAAATGCGGAAAACTTGAAATTTTAGGATTCTGCTATCGGAGTTTAAATAATGACACTAAATCAATTACTTATTACGAAGAGTATATTGAGAAATGTAACCCAAGTTATATTCAAAGAGTAAATTTAGGAGATAGTTACTATAAAACTAATCAATTAGAAAAGGCGAAAGAACAATTCCTGATTGCTCAAAAGGCAGAGCCAGAATTAGGATTAATAGATTATAATCTCGGACTAATCGAGTATGCTAAAGGAAATAAAGAAAAAGCTGTTGAATATTTCACTTCTGTAATTAATAAGACAAAAGGAGAAACTTTGGATTTTGATTATATAGAAATGCAGATTAACACTCTGAACGAATTAAAAGAATATGATAGCGCTTTTAAAAACATCGATACAATTTTAGAGATTTGGGATAAAAATTCAATCGAATATAAATACAGTTTGATTATAAAATCATCCATTTTTGGAGCTAAAGGAGAATACCAATCAGCAATTAAAATGTTAGACAACATTATAAATTCTGGAATTGAAAATGAAATTGTTTTATTGGAGGCTTATGCTTATCAACTTGATTACTATTCAAAAATGAATAAAAAGAAAAAAGCTTGTGAAATTTACACGAAAATTGAGAGTATAAATCCTGAAAGTGGAATACTAAAAGAATATAAATGTGAATAA
- a CDS encoding helix-turn-helix domain-containing protein, with amino-acid sequence MKKENNNPYIFNSISELHKALEIPKPKHPLVSVINFEEVKCFEDVHYRKISYNFYCIAIKKNFEGKMKYGQQYYDFDEGIMTFFSPRQVVTTNIVEGLKLEGYWLVVHPDFLASYPLAKTIKKYGFFFYEVNEALHLSEQEEEILENIFENIEREYQNNIDHFSQDVMVAQIELLLQYCNRFYNRQFITRKIVNDEILIRLENLLINHFNDEEKLASSVPTVQYVSEQLNISTNYLGDMLRSITGQTTQQHIHNKLIDKAKELLSTTNLSVREIAFQLGFEYPQSFNKLFKKKTDMSPMEFRQSFN; translated from the coding sequence ATGAAAAAAGAAAATAATAACCCGTACATATTCAATTCAATATCTGAATTGCACAAGGCTTTAGAAATACCAAAACCCAAACACCCATTGGTAAGCGTTATAAATTTTGAAGAAGTAAAATGCTTTGAAGATGTGCATTATCGTAAAATTTCTTACAATTTTTATTGTATCGCCATTAAGAAAAACTTTGAAGGCAAAATGAAATATGGGCAACAATATTATGATTTTGACGAAGGTATAATGACCTTCTTTTCGCCAAGGCAAGTGGTTACTACCAATATTGTTGAGGGATTAAAATTAGAAGGATACTGGTTGGTCGTCCATCCCGATTTTTTGGCAAGTTATCCGTTGGCAAAAACCATTAAAAAATATGGTTTCTTTTTTTATGAAGTAAACGAAGCTTTGCATCTATCTGAACAGGAAGAAGAAATTTTGGAAAACATTTTTGAGAATATAGAACGAGAATACCAAAACAACATTGACCATTTTAGCCAAGATGTAATGGTTGCACAAATTGAACTGCTTTTGCAATACTGCAATCGCTTCTACAACCGTCAATTCATTACAAGAAAAATTGTCAATGATGAAATTTTAATTCGTTTGGAAAATCTTTTAATAAACCATTTTAATGACGAAGAAAAATTAGCATCCAGTGTACCGACAGTACAGTATGTTTCCGAACAGCTAAACATTTCAACCAATTATTTAGGCGATATGCTTCGCAGTATCACGGGACAAACTACGCAACAACACATTCACAACAAGCTCATTGACAAAGCCAAAGAATTATTGAGCACAACTAATCTTTCTGTAAGAGAAATTGCTTTTCAGTTAGGATTTGAATATCCGCAATCTTTCAATAAACTATTTAAGAAAAAAACGGATATGTCGCCAATGGAATTCAGGCAGTCATTTAATTAA
- a CDS encoding putative quinol monooxygenase, with protein MSEIKNNYVTVLWEARAKKGMEAEMKAFITGVVTGSRYDAGCIEYEAHEVEGQSGTFIIFERWESKTALEEHLTCNRMKEKAPQLLELMEGSIEEGIRLLQPFRPEK; from the coding sequence ATGTCAGAAATAAAAAACAACTACGTTACCGTACTTTGGGAAGCACGGGCAAAAAAGGGAATGGAAGCAGAAATGAAAGCGTTTATCACAGGTGTGGTTACAGGCTCTCGCTATGATGCAGGTTGTATTGAATATGAGGCTCATGAGGTAGAAGGTCAATCAGGTACGTTTATCATATTTGAACGCTGGGAAAGCAAAACTGCTCTTGAAGAACATCTTACCTGCAACCGTATGAAAGAAAAAGCACCACAATTATTGGAATTGATGGAGGGTTCTATTGAAGAAGGAATCCGCTTACTGCAACCATTCAGACCGGAAAAGTAA
- a CDS encoding VOC family protein: protein MNLLSIRIITTDVEKLVVFYEKITGLTAIRYTEDFAEVRTKTATLAIGSTKTLQLFGGDEVATAARNHSAIIEFLSKSVDDDYERLTEILRSCLVQEPTTMPWGNRSLLLRDPDGNLINLFTPVTTEAIGRFKNNLE from the coding sequence ATGAATCTTCTTTCTATTAGAATTATTACAACAGATGTAGAAAAACTGGTTGTATTTTACGAAAAAATAACCGGATTAACAGCAATCCGATATACTGAAGACTTTGCCGAGGTAAGAACAAAAACCGCAACATTGGCCATTGGCAGTACCAAAACTTTACAATTATTCGGGGGTGATGAGGTAGCAACTGCAGCCCGGAACCATAGCGCAATTATTGAATTCTTATCAAAAAGTGTGGATGATGACTATGAGCGGTTGACAGAAATACTCCGCTCTTGCCTGGTGCAAGAACCCACCACCATGCCGTGGGGAAACAGGTCGCTGTTGCTGAGAGACCCTGATGGAAATCTGATCAATCTCTTTACTCCCGTCACCACCGAAGCCATCGGAAGATTTAAAAATAACCTTGAATAA
- a CDS encoding lectin-like domain-containing protein, producing the protein MKRNLFKILAFLMFVAVMLHTNILNSQVIFSEDFGETTVRQTSPYMPGGSFIFGDPDPAASTQERAIENNHYAVIDPNHIRDDYPVPYYWFWTGPEPAGNTGGSANNPPTDDHTPGDTNGAVMVVNAGTTLNDFYVRSVSLQPNTCYRFSAWVYLVNKNAQITLEARDVSNGTVLGSVGSGTIRNEDQWVQYSLEFTIPAGCASTDVDVAIRNDLSNNSGNDYYVDDILLEQLTPCSGAEQTISCPVGQLPVDTDGDGLDNDLDLDDDNDGILDTDEGCTQIDLQWNHNDAGGQSQAVTYGAGAATYFTNANDLSFGPGIFENPDYAYTYVFGGADQPSFTGAKNNSDYVQVSFTPSARLFLYEMNFGYFTADASHIEYNMGNYKLAVEISTNATDFSAADVLLLDIQVGNMQAPNGYVFIQNSLDYMLSANTAYYVRIYMYDEQNTDPQNRVRIDDVYFNYYANCDIDNDGLQNFRDTDADGDGCYDAIEAAGSFVLSDVNGNGELLGGVDANGVPTVTSGGQATTAAVTDSNDNSACLTDTDGDGIDDKTDLDDDNDGIEDCDDNNLRTSEFQDVFAINGNAAQVAPQEVLLTPNLTSQSGQVFSVDKVSFYNDFSFSFEANLGINDGNGADGIAIVFHNDPAGAVAVGANGQGMGAGGIVNGVVLEIDTWDNGAGLNDIPNDHTSIWDSDNQVAGNLSPAINFGNLEDGNWHLVSVSWNASTQTLSYTVNGSFAGSYTGDIINNYFGGAGYVHFGYTASTGGFANNQSIRFSDFCDIPLFVDTDNDGIPNHLDLDSDGDGCYDVIEAGFTDPDNDGILGEGPTLSDANGKVTGTNVTDGYTEPADGDANGIYDFLEVGISSVINTPPQNSIAFDGGNRDFTVNTTNADTFQWQVSVDSGVTFVNITDDAVYANTNTGTLSINEANLGMHEYQYRVIVSNSAYKCDSLTSDAALLLVRVRTVITNRRITYRVNKTN; encoded by the coding sequence ATGAAAAGGAACCTGTTTAAAATATTGGCATTTTTAATGTTTGTAGCGGTTATGCTACATACTAACATTCTTAATTCCCAGGTAATATTCTCAGAAGATTTTGGAGAGACTACCGTCCGGCAAACATCCCCCTACATGCCGGGCGGTTCATTTATTTTTGGTGATCCCGACCCTGCTGCTTCCACCCAGGAAAGAGCCATAGAAAATAATCATTATGCCGTTATAGACCCCAATCATATAAGGGATGATTATCCGGTGCCTTATTACTGGTTCTGGACAGGCCCCGAACCTGCAGGCAATACAGGGGGCAGCGCAAACAATCCACCTACCGATGATCATACTCCGGGTGATACCAATGGGGCCGTAATGGTAGTGAATGCAGGGACTACACTTAATGATTTTTATGTGCGGTCGGTAAGTTTACAACCCAATACCTGTTACCGTTTTTCGGCCTGGGTATACCTGGTAAATAAAAATGCGCAAATAACGCTGGAAGCCCGGGATGTTTCTAACGGAACAGTACTCGGGTCGGTAGGCTCCGGTACTATACGTAATGAAGACCAGTGGGTGCAGTACTCCCTGGAATTTACTATTCCGGCAGGTTGCGCAAGTACCGATGTGGATGTGGCTATACGAAATGATTTAAGTAATAATTCGGGTAACGATTATTATGTAGATGATATATTGCTGGAACAATTAACTCCCTGTTCGGGTGCGGAGCAAACCATTAGCTGTCCCGTAGGCCAATTACCGGTTGATACCGACGGAGATGGCCTGGATAACGACTTGGACCTTGATGATGATAATGACGGTATTCTGGATACGGATGAAGGCTGTACCCAGATTGATTTACAATGGAACCATAATGATGCCGGGGGGCAAAGCCAGGCAGTTACCTATGGGGCCGGCGCAGCCACATATTTTACAAATGCCAATGATTTAAGTTTTGGCCCCGGAATTTTTGAAAACCCCGATTACGCCTATACCTATGTGTTTGGCGGGGCCGACCAGCCTTCTTTTACAGGAGCAAAAAATAATAGCGATTATGTGCAGGTATCATTTACCCCTTCTGCCAGGTTGTTTTTGTACGAAATGAATTTTGGGTATTTTACAGCAGATGCTTCACATATAGAATACAATATGGGCAATTATAAACTTGCCGTGGAAATATCTACTAACGCTACCGATTTTAGTGCGGCCGATGTGCTTTTACTCGATATTCAGGTAGGAAATATGCAGGCGCCCAACGGATATGTTTTTATACAGAACAGTCTTGATTATATGTTATCGGCCAATACTGCATATTACGTTAGGATCTATATGTACGATGAGCAAAATACCGATCCGCAAAACAGGGTACGTATTGATGATGTATACTTTAATTATTATGCTAATTGCGATATTGATAATGACGGGTTACAGAATTTCAGGGATACTGATGCCGATGGTGATGGTTGTTATGATGCTATTGAAGCTGCGGGTTCATTCGTACTCTCTGATGTAAATGGTAACGGAGAACTTTTGGGAGGGGTTGATGCAAACGGGGTTCCGACGGTTACTTCAGGAGGGCAGGCTACTACAGCTGCGGTTACAGACAGTAACGATAACAGTGCCTGTTTAACTGATACGGATGGGGATGGTATAGATGACAAAACCGACCTTGATGATGATAATGACGGAATAGAAGATTGTGATGATAATAATTTAAGAACTTCGGAATTTCAGGATGTTTTTGCTATTAACGGAAATGCCGCTCAGGTGGCACCCCAGGAAGTACTTTTAACTCCCAATTTAACCAGTCAGTCCGGGCAGGTATTCTCGGTGGATAAGGTAAGCTTTTACAATGATTTCAGTTTTTCATTTGAAGCCAACCTTGGTATAAACGATGGCAATGGGGCTGATGGTATTGCGATAGTTTTTCATAATGACCCTGCCGGAGCCGTTGCCGTAGGAGCCAACGGACAAGGGATGGGTGCAGGAGGTATTGTAAACGGAGTAGTGCTGGAAATTGATACGTGGGATAATGGCGCAGGATTAAATGATATACCTAATGACCATACTTCTATATGGGATTCTGATAACCAGGTGGCAGGTAATTTATCACCGGCAATAAACTTTGGAAACCTGGAAGACGGTAACTGGCACCTTGTGAGTGTGTCATGGAATGCTTCAACGCAAACCTTGTCATATACCGTAAACGGGAGTTTTGCAGGAAGCTATACAGGCGATATTATTAACAACTATTTTGGCGGAGCAGGTTATGTACATTTTGGTTATACGGCTTCTACCGGAGGATTTGCAAATAATCAAAGTATCCGTTTTAGTGATTTTTGTGATATCCCTTTGTTTGTAGATACTGATAACGACGGCATTCCAAATCATCTTGACCTGGATTCTGACGGAGATGGTTGTTATGATGTAATTGAAGCCGGATTTACCGATCCTGATAATGATGGAATATTAGGGGAGGGACCCACACTATCGGATGCAAACGGAAAAGTAACGGGAACCAATGTGACCGACGGTTACACCGAACCTGCTGATGGTGATGCCAACGGAATTTATGACTTTTTGGAGGTGGGAATTTCATCGGTAATAAACACCCCGCCCCAAAACTCAATAGCTTTTGACGGAGGTAACCGCGATTTTACGGTAAACACTACCAATGCCGATACTTTTCAGTGGCAGGTAAGTGTAGATAGTGGCGTAACCTTTGTAAACATTACCGATGATGCTGTTTATGCCAATACCAATACCGGTACGTTAAGTATAAATGAGGCTAACCTGGGCATGCATGAATATCAATACAGGGTAATTGTATCAAATTCGGCTTATAAATGCGATTCACTTACCTCGGATGCTGCTTTACTGTTGGTAAGGGTAAGAACCGTAATTACCAACAGGCGTATTACCTATCGTGTGAACAAAACAAATTAA